The Brachyhypopomus gauderio isolate BG-103 unplaced genomic scaffold, BGAUD_0.2 sc71, whole genome shotgun sequence genome has a segment encoding these proteins:
- the pik3ip1 gene encoding phosphoinositide-3-kinase-interacting protein 1 isoform X1: MICRVHVVVLMSAVLVTCSSVIPECMTSNGVEYRGTRHKSSSGIVCLNWNNVSRDYDVTGHADLHTGVGDHIFCRNPDDSERPWCYVSSADGLTLREACTIDPCQDQVFPEAATSAEPDTSPRSSSEKVEAFQPPSTQAEGAVVQPVEGVNQRVRFAPKKNKDLGTMGNVLAILMIAIIILLGVGITVGYFYKRGRDLKKQHDQRVFEREMHRITLPLSAFANPTCELVDENTIVVAAKSSEQTPRQDTVEGGGEPLMDSAGTPGA, encoded by the exons ATGATCTGTCGCGTGCACGTTGTTGTTTTGATGAGCGCTGTTTTGGTGACTTGTTCGTCTGTAATTCCAG agTGCATGACTTCTAATGGTGTGGAGTACAGGGGCACGCGACACAAATCTTCCTCGGGGATCGTTTGTCTCAACTGGAACAACGTAAGCAGAGACTATGACGTCACGGGCCACGCAGACTTGCACACGG GGGTTGGGGACCACATCTTCTGTCGTAACCCCGATGACTCAGAGAGACCTTGGTGCTATGTTTCCTCAGCAGATGGACTAACCCTGAGAGAGGCGTGCACCATTGACCCATGCCAAG ATCAGGTTTTCCCAGAAGCAGCAACTTCAGCCGAGCCTGACACTTCACCCAGGTCCTCCTCTGAGAAGGTGGAGGCCTTTCAACCCCCATCCACACAGGCAGAGGGCGCTGTGGTACAGCCAGTGGAGGGTGTCAACCAGCGGGTCAGGTTCGCACCCAAGAAGAACAAAGACCTTGGGACTATGG GAAATGTACTGGCCATTCTCATGATAGCCATCATCATCTTACTGGGAGTGGGAATCACGGTTGGCTACTTCTATAAAAG GGGTCGTGACCTGAAGAAGCAGCATGATCAGCGTGTGTTCGAGCGCGAGATGCACCGCATCACCCTTCCGCTGTCTGCATTCGCCAACCCAACCTGCGAGTTGGTGGATGAGAACACCATCGTGGTGGCGGCCAAGTCCAGCGAGCAGACGCCCAGGCAGGACACAGTAGAGGGTGGCGGTGAACCACTGATGGACTCCGCCGGAACACCTGGGGCCTGA
- the pik3ip1 gene encoding phosphoinositide-3-kinase-interacting protein 1 isoform X2, translated as MAECMTSNGVEYRGTRHKSSSGIVCLNWNNVSRDYDVTGHADLHTGVGDHIFCRNPDDSERPWCYVSSADGLTLREACTIDPCQDQVFPEAATSAEPDTSPRSSSEKVEAFQPPSTQAEGAVVQPVEGVNQRVRFAPKKNKDLGTMGNVLAILMIAIIILLGVGITVGYFYKRGRDLKKQHDQRVFEREMHRITLPLSAFANPTCELVDENTIVVAAKSSEQTPRQDTVEGGGEPLMDSAGTPGA; from the exons agTGCATGACTTCTAATGGTGTGGAGTACAGGGGCACGCGACACAAATCTTCCTCGGGGATCGTTTGTCTCAACTGGAACAACGTAAGCAGAGACTATGACGTCACGGGCCACGCAGACTTGCACACGG GGGTTGGGGACCACATCTTCTGTCGTAACCCCGATGACTCAGAGAGACCTTGGTGCTATGTTTCCTCAGCAGATGGACTAACCCTGAGAGAGGCGTGCACCATTGACCCATGCCAAG ATCAGGTTTTCCCAGAAGCAGCAACTTCAGCCGAGCCTGACACTTCACCCAGGTCCTCCTCTGAGAAGGTGGAGGCCTTTCAACCCCCATCCACACAGGCAGAGGGCGCTGTGGTACAGCCAGTGGAGGGTGTCAACCAGCGGGTCAGGTTCGCACCCAAGAAGAACAAAGACCTTGGGACTATGG GAAATGTACTGGCCATTCTCATGATAGCCATCATCATCTTACTGGGAGTGGGAATCACGGTTGGCTACTTCTATAAAAG GGGTCGTGACCTGAAGAAGCAGCATGATCAGCGTGTGTTCGAGCGCGAGATGCACCGCATCACCCTTCCGCTGTCTGCATTCGCCAACCCAACCTGCGAGTTGGTGGATGAGAACACCATCGTGGTGGCGGCCAAGTCCAGCGAGCAGACGCCCAGGCAGGACACAGTAGAGGGTGGCGGTGAACCACTGATGGACTCCGCCGGAACACCTGGGGCCTGA